In a genomic window of Natranaerovirga pectinivora:
- a CDS encoding RrF2 family transcriptional regulator yields MKMSTKGRYGLRAMLDLAINSKDGNIPISSISERQSISENYLEQIIAKLKKAGLVTSTRGAQGGYALSKPSDDITVGDILRALEGDLTPVDCSILKEELQCDCEDNCVSKYVWKKISDSINNVVNDITLKDLIDENIKINGHNINNIISPKC; encoded by the coding sequence ATGAAAATGTCTACAAAAGGAAGATACGGCCTTAGAGCGATGCTGGATTTGGCTATAAATAGTAAGGATGGCAATATTCCTATAAGTAGTATTTCAGAACGTCAATCCATATCTGAAAACTATTTAGAGCAAATTATTGCTAAGCTGAAAAAAGCAGGATTGGTTACCAGTACAAGAGGTGCACAAGGAGGATATGCCCTATCAAAACCTTCAGATGATATTACAGTAGGTGATATTTTAAGAGCTTTAGAAGGGGATTTGACACCTGTTGATTGTTCTATCTTAAAGGAAGAACTTCAGTGTGATTGTGAAGACAATTGTGTATCCAAATATGTTTGGAAAAAAATAAGTGATAGCATAAATAATGTAGTAAATGATATAACATTAAAGGATTTAATTGATGAGAACATTAAGATAAATGGCCATAATATAAACAATATCATAAGTCCCAAGTGTTAG